Sequence from the Rutidosis leptorrhynchoides isolate AG116_Rl617_1_P2 chromosome 3, CSIRO_AGI_Rlap_v1, whole genome shotgun sequence genome:
AACGCAAATTCGATAACCCTTAACCAACATATATAGTCATCTAGAGTGTAATCAGGACCTAAAACGTTATAGTCATCTAAagtcaaatatatataaaattttattactatAAAGATAACCTTTAGAGTCATGGTTAACTCACACAAAAATCTTATAGagtataaaattaaataattagcattttaaaattaatagttaacCACTAGTCCACTACATACGATATTTTTTAAGTCTGTTAACAATAACCCTATAATTACGTTTAGAAAAATCCATATCCATAATTATCaatcaaattcaaattcaaattcaaatatcaaattaaaaaaaaaaggatattagagatattacttgggcaATCACTGATGCTCGCATTAGCAATCTTACAAGCAGAAGGTAACTGAAGAAGCCTAGTTTCTTGAATATTCATCTTCTGTAAGGCAGGATTCGTACCATTATGAATCTGTTGTATCAAAAAACACAAACATGCTGGATTACTTTCTTTCATATTCATAACAGAATCGCAACATTTTTGTTCCGGTTTATCTTCTTTCCCAGACGCAAACGCCACACACGTCATCACTTGTGGCAACTTCTGTGAACATTGTTCCGCTAACGACTGTGCGGACCCACTGATCACAAAACCACATAGCACGATACTAACTGTTACCAGTGACATCAAACAATAACTTTTTGTTACAGCCATAGTGAAAGTATTATTGTAGTTTTATATACTCTTTctgatattatattatatgatatgaTATATGATGATCGATATGGTGATGTGTATAGATGGAAAAAGGTTTTTCTGGAGATAGATAGATTTATAGAAGAAAAGATTTAATGAGTGCAGTTGGAAGTTGACAGAATTAAATGATAAACTGCGATTGCAGGTTGCAAGAAGGTGTGGTTGTGTACAAGTATTTAATGAAATTTGATATCATCCTAAAAAATATACTCCCGAGGAACTAACAATAAAACACTTATCAATTCGGTCGGTACAAACTTTTAAGGACTTTTTTCGCTAAAAGAGTAAAAGGTACAtacgttttgtttttttttttgtttttttttttttttaaagtcaagTATCTGAATTCACTGATGTGGTAACAACCCACACACCCGATCATTTTTCACGCACACATGCATTTTGAATTTGGGGTAAACTCAAATCGCATTACAGAGACCTGATCCTTAAACCATCCGGAGGGCAGACGGAGCTTAGTGAAATCCTGGAATACAGATAGATAAAACCTCCCTGGGGTCACTCTATAAATCGGGTAAATACCCTGAAACGTTTTAAGGAAggagactcgaacttgagacctatCCAACACAAGGTGTTCAGCGTACCACTAGGCCACAAGGATGGAAACGTTACATGCATGCATGTACATAACCAGTATATTCGGCCTTGGCAAGGCCTGGTTTAGTCACCTCACCGTAAAGCCGAACTTGACAACGGCGGGTTAGCCTTACATGACATCCAGCTCGAACCTCATTTGCTTTTTGATAAAACCTAATAAAAATTGGTTTTGCGAAGCTAGTTTTGTTAGTTTTATCTCAGTTTTTGTTGAACCCGGTCTCGTCAAGGCCGGAttttaaaaaccctaatttcgaGCCAAAATTTCTCTACATAAATATGTAGTTTCCAGGCTCAGTTTGTTCAAATCAATTAAATTGACAACTAAATACAACACATTTTCACGACTACAAAGTGATAATAAC
This genomic interval carries:
- the LOC139897615 gene encoding non-specific lipid transfer protein GPI-anchored 1-like gives rise to the protein MAVTKSYCLMSLVTVSIVLCGFVISGSAQSLAEQCSQKLPQVMTCVAFASGKEDKPEQKCCDSVMNMKESNPACLCFLIQQIHNGTNPALQKMNIQETRLLQLPSACKIANASISDCPKLLNLPPNSPDAAIFNNVSSTITPTTGSTPSSPTTAGSYGFKYEAPTVLLASITICVLSFLVY